From one Branchiostoma floridae strain S238N-H82 chromosome 3, Bfl_VNyyK, whole genome shotgun sequence genomic stretch:
- the LOC118410833 gene encoding uncharacterized protein LOC118410833 — protein sequence MAGQFKRQDLPPCQSEDYDQACEVRLAFGNAKDPTRDSTDPEDAAEDTASTRPRQVARILAAVGLCGLVGLTIVVLALWYRGSVNTEPILVSINNKLAANGRALQDVIFTLMTSSKVRESEADWQKSATRGPNTNDTIPNVTSVDYMRLGVEMMTSRIADNITIRKLEGFTYKPSALSDFAPPVSAEALPKKVQVCEWDVLKLGCGDGKRIDILSALYGRTNIHVCPGGSVLTLSCRSPISLREVRNLCQGTRSCLVHASNNVFGDPCVATYKYLEVWYACTGGSEHPSPEGCPSWTRWYDRDDPSGTGDYEILSRLRMEHPGEVCPAPSTMEARACVKGSNVPASQTGDHLFLFNTQLGLGCRDEDQEGHRQCEDYEVRFCCPQ from the exons ATGGCCGGTCAGTTCAAGCGTCAAGATCTCCCTCCCTGTCAGAGTGAAGATTATGACCAGGCCTGTGAAGTTCGTCTGGCATTTGGAAACG CTAAAGACCCTACTCGTGATTCTACCGATCCTGAGGACGCTGCCGAAGACACTGCGAGCACCAGGCCCCGGCAGGTTGCCCGGATCCTGGCAGCAGTCGGTCTGTGCGGTCTCGTCGGTCTCACGATCGTCGTGCTGGCTCTGTGGTACCGGGGCTCCGTCAACACCGAGCCTATACTTGTCTCCATCAACAACAAA TTGGCGGCAAACGGCAGGGCCCTGCAAGACGTCATTTTCACTCTGATGACTTCTTCGAAGGTGCGGGAAAGCGAGGCTGATTGGcagaag AGTGCTACAAGAGGCCCCAATACGAATGACACAATTCCAAATGTTACATCTGTTGACTACATGCGCCTTGGCGTCGAAATGATGACTAGCAGGATTGCAGACAACATCACCATCCGAAAGCTGGAAGGTTTCACTTACAAACCATCAGCGCTGTCTGACTTTGCGCCACCAGTCAGCGCTGAAG CACTCCCAAAGAAGGTTCAAGTCTGCGAATGGGACGTCTTGAAGCTCGGGTGTGGTGATGGGAAGCGGATCGACATCCTCTCAGCCTTGTACGGCCGGACCAACATCCATGTCTGCCCCGGTGGTAGTGTCCTTACCCTCTCCTGTCGCAGCCCCATCAGCCTGCGCGAAGTCCGCAACCTCTGCCAGGGGACCAGGTCCTGCTTGGTACATGCCTCTAACAACGTGTTCGGGGACCCCTGTGTGGCAACGTACAAGTACCTGGAAGTCTGGTACGCCTGCACTG GAGGTTCAGAGCACCCAAGCCCTGAAGGCTGTCCTAGCTGGACCCGCTGGTACGACCGCGACGACCCGTCAGGAACCGGCGACTATGAAATCCTCTCCCGCCTCCGGATGGAGCACCCCGGGGAGGTCTGCCCCGCACCCTCGACCATGGAGGCCCGGGCATGCGTCAAGGGCTCCAACGTGCCCGCCTCGCAGACCGGGGATCACCTCTTCCTCTTCAACACCCAGCTGGGCTTGGGGTGCAGGGATGAGGACCAGGAGGGACATCGCCAGTGTGAGGACTACGAAGTGCGCTTCTGCTGTCCTCAGTGA